The following nucleotide sequence is from Borrelia puertoricensis.
TAAATAAAATATTAAAAGAATATAAATTGAAATTTAAAAACGCAACTCATGTTGTCTATGGATTTAGAATCGGTAATTTAAATTCATTTATAAATGGAATGAACGATGACAAAGAACCACGATTAACAGCTGGAAAACCTACTCTAGACGCCATATTAAACAAAAATTTAACAGACACCTTAATTATTACAATACGCTATTTTGGAGGAACCCTGCTTGGAAAACAGGGTTTAATTAAAGCATATTCCAAAGCAGCACAAGAAGTAATCAACAAATCAAATCTAATAGAAAAGGAAGAAATGGAAACATTATGCCTTAATTTAAATTATAACCAATATAATTTACTTATACGAACAAAAAATAAGATGGGAATTAAAATTACAGACGCAAAATTTCTAGATAAAATAAACACTACAATAAAATTTAACATAAAAGATAAAAAAAATATCATAACATTTTTACAAGCAAACTCTCTGCTCTAATTTGAGTTTAATTAAGTTATGTCTATAACTTAATTAAACTAGACAATACACATGTAGGCATTTAATTTGATTAAATGCCTACATGTGTATTGTCTAGTTTTTTCTAAAAAGAATTTTATATATACTATTATCATTTTTATTACTTATGTTCTACAATAGAATATTATTAATATATACTAATTAAGAGAAAATTGTTATGAAAATAATATCCATTATTAATCAAAAAGGTGGTGTTGGAAAGACAACCAGTGCTATAAATATTGCCTATTCAATTACATTGCTTAATAAAAAAGCTCTTCTAATAGACATTGACTCACAAGGTAATACTAGTAGCGGTGTTAATATTTTAAAAAAAGAAGTTACAAATTCAAGTTATGAACTTATCTATAAAAAACAAAAAATTACACCTATTAAAAATTTTAACTTGGATATAATTCCTTCAAGTCTTAAACTAGCACTACTTGAAAAAGAATTAATACATGAAATTGCAAGAGAAAATTTTCTAAAAAATGCTTTAGAACAATATAAACAAGATGATTATGATTTTATCATTCTTGATTGTCCTCCTACTCTCTCAATACTTACAATAAATGCCCTTGTTGCAAGTAAATATCTTTTAATACCAATAGAAACAGAATTTTTTGCATTTGAAGGAATCAATCAATTATTAGATACAATAACTGCTGTCAAACAGATAAATAAAGAACTAGATATTACAGGTGTATTTATCAATAAATATGATATTAGAAACAAAAGCAAAGAAAAATATATTGATTATCTAAAAAAAGTATTCAAAGAAAAATTTTTAAATACTAAAATAAGAAAAAACATAAGTATTTCTAAATCTCAAGAAGAAAACATACCAGTATATATGTATAAAAAAGAAAGTAATGCAGCAAAGGATTTTTTAGAACTTACAAAAGAAATAATGGAAAAAATCAAAGGATAAAAATGTCAGACAATCTAGACACTTTAATGGCTTTAATGGGCCAAAAGTTAAAAAATAATGCAAAAGACGAACAACATTTGGTAAAACAAGAATTAATTATCATTCAAAACAAAAGTTTTAAATATGAAAAATTGGATAAAGAAATAGCCGACTTTTTAAAAATGAAGCAATACGAGATTTTCAATATATTTAACAATACCTACACAGAAATTGGAAGAATACTAAAAGAGGCACAAGATAAACTACGTGGGAATAACCAATATGACGGTCTTTTTTATAAATGGTTTACCAGTATGGGATTTAAAAAAGATAAAGTTTACTCATTGATATCAAGATACGAATTGCTTGTCGAAAATTCCGATAAGCAACTCATAATAAACAATTTACCACTATCACTCTCATATGAAATTTCTAAAAAATCTTGTCCTACTCATTTAAAAATGGAAGTTCTTAATGGAAAAATAAAATCTTTAAAAGAATTTAAATCACGTTATCAAAAAGATGAACACAACAAAAAAAATCTTCAAATAAACTTTAATAAAATACAACTTAAAAGAGAAAACATTATAAAACTAATAGAACTACTTTTACAAGAACTAGAAAACATTAAAAACATTAAATTAGATAAAATAGAAAACAAGAAAGAATTTTTGATTATTTTAAAAGACATAAAACAAAAAATAAATCTCATAAAAAAAATTACTTAATACTTTCAAAAATAGAAATAATTCTTTTTAAATCAGAAGATGTAAAATAACTTATTTCGATCTTCCCTTTTTCCTTGCTTCCTTTAATACTTATTTTAGTTTGTATTCTGCTTATTAAAAATTCTTTAACACTATTTAAAAAAGGATCTCTTAAGATTTCTGATTTATCATTAATAGGTTTATAAAAATTTTTAATATAATTTTCTGTTTCTCTAACGGACAATTTTTTTTTAATGATTAAAAGATAAAGCCCATATCTATCCTGACTATCTTTTAACGACAATAAAACCTTAGCATGACCCAATGATATTTCTTTTTTATGTAAAGAATTTAATATTTCCTGTTCAAGATCCAAAATTCGAACTAAATTAGCAACGTGAGACCTATTTTTACCTATCTTTTCAGATAAAGCTTTTTGGGTTAAAGAATGCTTATCCATAAGATTTTTATAAGCATATGCCTCTTCAACAGGGGTTAAATTTTCTCTTTGAATATTTTCAATTAAAGACATAAAATCTTTATTCTTTCTAGTTGTCTCTATTTCTATAATAGAGATTTGCCTCATACCAGCTAATTTAGCAGCTCTAAATCTTCGCTCACCTATTACTAAGGTATATCTACCACTATCATGAAAAACAACAATAGGTTGCAATATTCCATTTTCTCTTATAGAGATACTTAATTCTTCAAGCTCAGCAAGATTAATAGACTTTCTAGGTTGCGACTTATCTACATCTACAAGATTAATATCTACCATTTTAAAAGTCTCACTCATTTTATCAAAAACCTCCTTGTAATAATACAAAATTTTATAAAGTTGTTCTATGTCAATTTCAACTAAAAAAATAACCCAAAAAAAAAGAATGTTCTACGTAGAACATTCAAACAATACAAATAAAATTAATTGATCATTTAATAAATTTTGAAACAGATATCAATTTATCCTCATCAAGAGATAATACTTGCATTCCTCTAGCATCCTTACCTTGCTCAGATATTTTGTCAACCAATGTTCGTAAAACTTTAGAAGTCTTACTTACAAGTAATATTTCATCATCCTGTGCAACTGTAATAGCATCAACAACTTCACCTGCCTTTTCATCGGATTTCTTATAGCAAGTATAACCAGTAGCGCCTCTTTTAAGCTCAGTCACTCTAGATATTTCTAATCTCTTTCCATATCCATTCTCAGAAACAATTAAAAGATGAGATCCTTGTTTTGCTGATAACGCCTTAATAAGCATATCGCCCTCTCTTACTTTCATACCAGACACACCCTGAGTTCCTCTATGTGTAAGCCTAATATCATTTGAATTAAATGCAAAAGCATTGCCCTTCTTAGAAAGACAAATAATTTTATCATTCTTAGAAACAATCTCAGCACTTGTAACAAAATCCTTATCATCCAGTTTAATGACAATAACGCCTCTTGATTTAACTGTTTTAAAGCCCTCTGTTTCAATACGAGCTATTTTTCCATTTGCTGTTGTTATTAATAAATAATTGTCCAGAGATAACTCATTGCAATTCTTAATAGCTAATATCTCTTCTGTCTCTCCCAAATTAACAAGCTCACGAATATTTTGTCCCTTTGAAGTTCTAGAAGAATCCTTTATTCCATAAGCATTAATTACATAAAGCTTCCCTTCATTTGAAATCATAAGTAAAAAGTCATGGGTATTTACACATAAAGCAATATTAACTTGATCTTTATCTTGTAAGTCAAAAGAACCAAGTCCCTTACCACCTATACCTTGAAGTTTATACTCATCTTGTAAGATTCTTTTAATGAAACCCTGCTTTGTAAGAATAACAATAACATTTTCCCTCTGCATTAAATCTGACATACTAGTTTTTACAACCTCCTCATCATAAATTATTTTTGTTCGGCGCTCATCGCCAAATTTTAAACTTAAATTAATAATCTCTTCCCTTACAATATTAACAACTCTCTCTGGACTAACAAGAATATCTTCATAATCTTTTATTAAATCCAAGACAATTTTAAACTCTTCTTCAAGTTTCTCTATTTCAAGAGATGTTAACTTCTGTAACTTCATATCCAATATAGAATTAGCTTGAATTTCTGATAAATTAAATTCCTTAATAATACATTCTTTAGCATCTTTTACAACTCTAGAAAATCTTATTATCTCTATTACCCTATCAATATGTCTTAAGGAAACATTTAATCCTTCAAGAATATGTGCCTTTTCTCTTGCCTTTTTTAAGTCAAACTCTACACGCCTTCTAACAATTTCCTTTCTATGATCAATAAATTCAGATATAAGTTCCTTTAAATTTAATTGTTTTGGAATACCATTAACAAGAGCCAAGTTATTTATGCTAAAATTTTTCTTCAGTTCAGTATATTCATAAAGCAAATTCATAACAACATGAGGATCAAAACCTTTTTTAATTTCAAGGACAATTCTAATACCTTCACGGTCAGATTCATCTCTTATATCAGATATACCTTCAAGCTTTTCTTCTTTTATTAAGAATGCAATCTTCATAAGCAAGGAAGATTTGTTAACAGCATAAGGTATTTGCGTAATTATAATAGCAATATGATCTTCTCTCTTTTCTTCAATATGATACCGAGATCGAATAACAACACTGCCCTTCCCTGTCGTATAAGCCTTAACTAAACTCTCATTATAAATGATTTCAGCATAAGTAGGAAAATCTGGTCCTTTAACTATTGCAATTAAATCATACACAGAAACACTATCATGATTTAACATATAAACTATGGCGTCACAAACTTCTCTCAAATTATGTGGGGCCATATTGGTTGCCATTCCAACAGCAATTCCACTAGAACCGTTAACTAAGAGAAATGGAAAAGCAGCTGGTAAAACTTCAGGCTCAAGCAAAGAATCATCATAATTGGCTCTAAAATCAACAGTTTGCCTATCGATATCTTTAACAAGTTCTTCAGCTATTTTCGCCATTCTAGCTTCAGTATACCTCATAGCAGCAGGAGGGTCTCCATCAATAGAACCAAAATTCCCCTGTCCGCTTACTATAGGATATCTTAACGAAAAATCCTGTGCAAGTCTTACAAGTGCTTCATAAATCGACTGGTCACCATGAGGATGATATTTACCAAGAACATCTCCAACGATTCTCCCAGCCTTCTTAAATGCTTTATCAGCCCTAAGTCCCATTTCATGCATTGAATAAAGGATTCTTCTGTGAACAGGTTTAAGACCATCTCTCACATCAGGAAGAGCTCTTGAAACAATAACAGACATTGCATAATTTAGATACGAGGTTTTAACCTCATCTTCTATTTTTATATTTAATATTTGCTCTTTATCTTCTTCAATTGCCATTAATGCTCCAATCACACATCAAGATTTACTACATCAAGCGCATTTTGCTCAATAAATTCTCTTCTAGGCTCAACATCATCTCCCATAAGAGTAACAAAAATATCCTCAGCCTGTACAGCATCATCTATCTCTATTAATTTCATTTTTCTAGTAGCAGGATTCATAGTGGTTTCCCAAAGTTGTGTAGGATTCATTTCTCCAAGCCCTTTATACCTTTGAAGACTAATTTTATCCCTTTTACCAGTCTCGATAGAGCTTAAAAAAATTTCCTTTTCCGAATCATCATAAAAGTAATGAACACTATTTTCATACTTAATTTTATAAAGAGGTGGCATAGCGATATATACATGTCCATTATCAATTAACTCCCGCATGTAACGAAAGAAAAAAGTAAGAAGCAATGTTCGAATATGAGATCCATCAACATCGGCATCAGCCATAATAATAATCTTATGATAACGAAGTTTTTCAATATAAAAATTCTTTCCAACACCAGCACCAAGAGATGCAATTATTGGAATAAGCTTATCATTTGTAATAACCTTCTCTTCCCGTGTTTTTTCAACATTAAGCATTTTACCCCACAATGGCAAGATAGCTTGATAAAACCTATCTCTTCCCATTTTTGCGCTTCCTCCTGCAGAATCCCCTTCCACAATATAAATTTCCCTTTCAACCGGATTTTTAGATGCACAATCTGCCAATTTGCCAGGCAATGCCAAGCTTTCAAACGCACTTTTTTTTCTCTCAGACTCTCTTGCTTTTCTTGCGGCCTCACGAGCACGAGCGGCTCTTATTGCCTTATTAAGAATAATATCTACTTCTAAAAGATTATCACCAATAACTTTCAAAAGCTCATCGTGTACAATAGTTTCAACAATTTTCTTTATATAAGAATTTCCCAATTTTCCTTTAGTTTGACCTTCAAATTGAGGTTCTGGAACCTTAATAGAAATTACCGCTGTTAAACCCTCCTTAAAATCATCTAATGTAAGATTTGGAACATCTTTTTTGCTTATCTTTGAATCCTTAAAAGCTTCACTCATTGCCTTTAAGAAACCAGTCTTAAAACCAGCAACATGAGTTCCTCCTTCTCTAGTATTAATATTGTTTACAAACGATAAAATATTATCAGAATATCCTTCAGTCCACTTAAGTCCAACACTAACAATAACATCATCATAAGTTCCTTCAATAAAATAGGGCTCACTTTGAATATTTTTTCTATTATTTGTTATAAAATCTACAAAAGCTTTTATTCCACCTTCAAAATAAAATTCTAAAAATCTCTCTTTCCCCAATCTCTTATCTTCAATTGAAATTTGTATCTTATCATTTAAAAATGCAAGTTCTCTCAATCTCTTTGACAAAGTTTCAAAATCATAATCCAAGGTTTCAAAAATCTCAGAATCAGCTAAAAAAGTAACTTTAGTACCCCTATTAGAACTTACCCCAATAATCTCAACCCCAGATGTGGGAATCCCCCTAGAATAAGTCTGCTTAAAAAATTTTCCATCCCTGCTCACAACAACTTCTAAAAAAGATGATAAAGCATTAACAACCGAAATCCCAACCCCATGAAGTCCACCAGAAACCTTATAAGTACCTTTATTAAATTTTCCTCCAGAATGTAGCTTAGTCAAAACAAGTTCAAGAGCACTAATTCCTTCCTCTTCATGAATATCTGTAGGAATTCCTCTACCATTATCATTGACTGTTACAGAATTATCTGAATTTATAACAACTTCTATTTTATCGCAAAAACCCGCTAAAGCCTCGTCAATACTATTGTCAACCACTTCATAAACCAAGTGATGCAATCCATCAATTGAAACGGATCCAATATACATACCAGGCCTTTTTCTAACAGCTTCAAGGCCCTTTAACACTTGAATATTACTAGCAACATAACTCATAAACCTTCCACACAATTAATCATAATATAGATATAAGCAAATTTTACATTAAAAACAATATAATATCTATTAAATAACACAAATTACAAGACACATTCAACTTGACTTAAAACTAATAAAATTTCAAGATCCACAAATAGTTAAGATAATGTTCCAGTTCATTATTATACTATATACTTATACATACACAATACTAATAATCAAAAAGATATAATGATAAAAAGCCAAAATCGACGAGGATAAGATATGCAAGAAGGAAAAAACATATGGAGCTTAATTTTAGCAGCAATAAGGAAAGAACTTTCTGAAGAAGAGTTTTACATATGGTTTGAAAATTTATATTTCATAGATGCAACTGACGAGAGTATAAAAATATCTGCTCCAAATTCTTTTCATAAAAACCAAGTAGAAAAAAGATTTTCCAAAAGAATAAAAGAAATTCTCACTGAAAAAGGCCATAATACGATTAATGTTGAATTTATAAATCCACCAAATGAATCCAAGACTCATAACATGGAATTAAAAAACACTTCACTTAAAGACATTTCTATACAACAAGATTCACCTGAAAAAAAAAGAATACTTAACACTCACACAAAGAACATAATAGAGAATACAAAACACTACGTTATAAAAGAAGATATTCATACAAAATATAGGAATCCTTTTCTTAAAAAGAAATACACATTTGAAAATTTCATTATAGGTCCAAATAATAAACTTGCATATAATGCAAGCTTATCAATTGCAAAAGATCCTGGTAAAAAATACAATCCATGTCTAATTTATGGTGGAGTTGGTCTTGGCAAAACACATTTACTCCAAAGTATAGGAAACAAAACAGAAAAATTATATAAAGAATTTAAAATACTTTACGTAACTGCTGAAAATTTTTTAAATGAATTTGTAGAAAGTATAAAAACAAATGAAACAAAAAGATTTAAGAAAAAATACCGACACCTAGATATGTTATTAATAGATGATATTCATGATTTACAAAAAAAAGAAGGTATACAAGAAGAGCTTTTTCACACTTTCAATGCTCTTTATGAAGACAATAAACAAATGGTATTTACATGCGACAGACAACCCTCAGAACTCATCAATTTTACAGATAGATTAAAAAACAGATTTACAAGGGGACTCAATGTTGACATATCAAAACCAAACTTTGAATTAAGAGTGGCAATTATAGAAAAAAAAGCAGAAGAAGATGGAATAAAAGTTCCAAAAAACATTCTCAACTTAGTTGCTAAGAAAGTTACAACAAATATAAGAGATCTTGAAGCTGCTGTAACAAAATTAAAAGCTCACATAGACCTTGAAGATATAGAAATCGACACTAGCATAGTAGACAAAATAATTAAAGAGATAATAGCTTATGAAAACAATAACACAAATACAAATAACACAATTAACATTGAAAGTATAAAAAAAGTTATCTTAAGGGAATTAAAACTTACAAACAAAGACATTGAGGGCAACAGCAAAAAACCTGAAATCACAAAAGCAAGACACATTTATGCTTATCTTCTGAGGAATTTTACAGAGCTTTCAACAATTGAAATAGGTAAAATCATTGGGGGGAAAACCCATTCAACAGTGCTTTATTCGATAAATAAAATAGATAAAGAGAGAAACAATGACCTAGAAATTAACAATTTAATCATAGAACTTATGAACAAAATTAACAAAAACTAGCAAAATCTATAAAATCCAAAATATTTTTGAACAAATTAAACAAATAATTCATCAAAAAACACAAACAATTAAACATGTATTATTGCTTATAACATAAATAAATAAATAGAATTAGACAATTAGACAGCCTTCTACTAATACAACTATATATAAATAAAAAAAATACTTATAATAAACTGAATAAAATTTACATTAATGAAAACCAAGAAATGATAATATAATATAAGGGGGTAAAACATTGAACGAAAAATTTATACTGTGCGACACAGAACAGATTTCAAAAGAGATTGACAAAGCCAAGAGTATAATTTTAAATAGGAACATAAATGACATTTGGAGCGCAATATTACTCGAAGTAAAAAATTCCAACCTCAAGATAAAGGCAACAGATAGGAATATCTTTTTTGAAAGTACAATTCCAATTGTTTCAGCAGAAAACTTTAAAGTATTAATCAATGCTTCAAACTTTTCAGATGCAGTAAAAGCATTAAATTTGTACAATGAGCTAAAAATAAAATTTATAGAAGATGAAAACAAATTAAGCATTATTGGTGAATCAGAAAATAAAAATGGTAATTTCATAAATGATCATTTAAGTGAGCCAACTTTTTCTAGTGAAGAGATTGAAATTTACAATTATGACATAAATGAAGAGACCTATAATTTAACAATTGAGTTAACTCAAAGGGAATTTAAGAAAATTATAAACAAAGTCTCATTTTCAGCCTCACATGACGAGTCCAAAAACGTTTTAAATGGAATTTATTTTACAAAAGACAAAAACTCTGCATTGACATTTGTTTCTACCAATTCGCATAGACTATCTGTATATAAAACAGATTTAATATTTGAGGAGGATATCAATTTTATAGTTCCTGTCAAAATGGTTAATCTCTTAAGACAGATGATGATAGGAGAAGGTATTATAAAGCTCAAGGTCTCTGATAAAAAATTTTATGTTGAATTCAATAATTATAAAATAGTTTGCAGTCTGATAAATGGAAGCTATCCTGATTATGAAAGTATTATACCAAATGAACAGCAGAACAAGGCGTTAATTGATGTTAACATTTTAAAAGATAGGCTCTCAAGGGTAAGTTCTTACACAGACAAAAGGTTTAAAAAAGTTATTCTGGATTTTGCAGGTAATCAACTAAGACTTATGGCAGAAGATCCAATTACAGGAAGAAAGGGTGAATTTTTTGTACAAAGTCCTAATTATGATTATGAGGGGAGCGAGGAAATTGTAGCTATTAATAGTGCTTATTTTACTGAGGCAATGGGTGTATTTGATACTCCAAAGTTAGAGATAAAATTCAGTGGAGGAGGTATATTGAAATTAAGTGACCCTGCGAATTTTGGTTTCATTCATTTGATAATGCCCATGGTATTAAACTAAGATTCTTTTTTGTTGGCAAGATGATAAAGAAAGTGGAATTTTTTAATTTTAAGAATATAGAAAATCAGGTTATTAATTTTGATTTTAATAACATTTATTTTTGCGGAGAGAATGGTTCAGGTAAGACTAATATTCTTGATGCTATTTATTGTCTTGCTTTTGCATCTTCTTTTTTAGTTAGCACTGATAGAGAACTTATTACATATGGCAAGACAGAATTTTATTTAAAGTGTCTCTATAATGCTGAGGGAAATGCTGGAGAGATTGGTTTGTCTTTAAGGAATGGAAAAAAAGAAGTAAAGGTTAACAATAGCATTGTAAAAGATAGAAAAAATTTGATATTGAACATTCCATCAGTTATTTTTTCAAATTATGATACTGACTTTATCATTGGAGCTCCTGCTAAGAAGAGATGGTTCTTTGATCAGGCAATAAGTCTTGTTTCTTTAGATTATTTAGATTCTCTTAGGAAATATCGAAAGATCTTACAGCAAAGAAATTTGATTTTAAGACAAGGAAATAAAGATTTACTTAAAATTTATAATGAAACTTTTGTTGATTTTGCTTTTGAGATAACGAAAATGAGAGAAAATTTTATCAAGCATTTTTATGAGTTTTTTAAGTACTATTATTCTTTTATTTTTGATGTTTCTTATAGTTTAGAGATTAAATATTTACCTTCTGTGAAATGTTCTAAAAGGGATGAATTTTTGCAAACTTTGCTTTTAAAAGAACAAGATGAACTTTACAATGAAAGTACTTTAATAGGTCCACATAGAGATTTATATGAGATATTAAGTGGTGATAGAGTATTTACTCATCATTCTTCAACAGGACAAATTAGGGCACTTGCTTTAATTTATAGGCTTGTTCAGGTCATTATGTTTAATAAGCGATTTGGTATAGCTCCTATTTTGCTTTTTGATGATGTGTTTTTAGAATTGGATAGTGTGAGAAGAAAAAGAGTTTTTGATATCCTGCCAAAAGATTCTCAGTGCTTCTTTACGTTTTTAGATGACTGTTATGATATTAGACAGGGCAGTAATTTTATGGTATACAGGATTAAGAATGGAAGATTTGAGCTTTAAAAAAGCCGCTGATGTACTTAAAGAATATTTAAATACGGATATATGTTCTAATGAAAAGCTAAATGCTAGTTTTATATTGTCTAAAAATTGGCAAATAATATTCAAAGAGCTTGCAGATAGAGTAAAATTATTGAATTTGAAGGAGGATAAAATATTATTTGTTTCTGTTAAAAATTCAAGTGTTTTATATAGTGTTTCTCTTAATAGATCAAAAATAATAAAATTAATAAAGGAGTCTACAGGTCTTGAAATATTGGATATAAAGGTTTTGATAAGATGATTTTATTGACAATTGTATTTGTATAATATAATATTGTAGTGTTTAACTTATATCTTATGACTAAAGAATGTTTTTAATTGGAGGACTTTTTTGAAGAGGACTTATCAGCCGAGTCGGGTTAAGAGAAACAGGAAATTTGGATTTAGGGCTAGGATGAAAACTAAGAGCGGGAGACTTATTCTTGCCAGAAGAAGAGCTAAGGGAAGATCAAAATTAACTGTTTCTGATGAAAAAAAGAAATATTAGCATAAAATCAAAGGTAGAAATTCAGGAGCTTTTTAAAAAAGGTAGATTTATTAGGATAGAAGGAATTAACATATTTTATGAGTTTACAAGCTTATCAATCTCTAGAATGATTGTTACTTTTCCTAAAGTTTTTAAAGGTGCTGTTAAGAGAAATCGTGTTCGGAGAATTTTTAAGGAATGTTTTAGGAAACAGTTAGCTTTACTGAAAAATAGGTATGTTGACTTTATTTTTGTAGTTTATCCTCAAAGAGTAGATGTTAATTATTATGAAGTTGATACTATGCTAAAGAATATAATTGTGCATGTCATGAAGAGGAAAGTGTGAGTCAGAGTAAAAGAATTTTAAGAGCTATTTATTTGTCTTTATTTTTTATTGGTATTTTTATGCTTGTTGATGATGTCTTTTTCTCTAGAAAATCCCCTTCTGTAATGGATAGAGAGATTGGATTTAATTTAGATAGGGATTTTGATGTTGAGCATCATTCAATTGATGAAGATGATGTTTTAAGTTTAAGTGTTAATTCTAAAGAAATTGGTGTTGAGACTAGTATATATTATGCTACTTTCTCTACATTTGGGGGTAATCTAGTTTCTCTAAAGCTTAAAGATCATTTAAATTTAGAGAGGAATCCAACAGAAATGGTTAA
It contains:
- the gyrB gene encoding DNA topoisomerase (ATP-hydrolyzing) subunit B, giving the protein MSYVASNIQVLKGLEAVRKRPGMYIGSVSIDGLHHLVYEVVDNSIDEALAGFCDKIEVVINSDNSVTVNDNGRGIPTDIHEEEGISALELVLTKLHSGGKFNKGTYKVSGGLHGVGISVVNALSSFLEVVVSRDGKFFKQTYSRGIPTSGVEIIGVSSNRGTKVTFLADSEIFETLDYDFETLSKRLRELAFLNDKIQISIEDKRLGKERFLEFYFEGGIKAFVDFITNNRKNIQSEPYFIEGTYDDVIVSVGLKWTEGYSDNILSFVNNINTREGGTHVAGFKTGFLKAMSEAFKDSKISKKDVPNLTLDDFKEGLTAVISIKVPEPQFEGQTKGKLGNSYIKKIVETIVHDELLKVIGDNLLEVDIILNKAIRAARAREAARKARESERKKSAFESLALPGKLADCASKNPVEREIYIVEGDSAGGSAKMGRDRFYQAILPLWGKMLNVEKTREEKVITNDKLIPIIASLGAGVGKNFYIEKLRYHKIIIMADADVDGSHIRTLLLTFFFRYMRELIDNGHVYIAMPPLYKIKYENSVHYFYDDSEKEIFLSSIETGKRDKISLQRYKGLGEMNPTQLWETTMNPATRKMKLIEIDDAVQAEDIFVTLMGDDVEPRREFIEQNALDVVNLDV
- the gyrA gene encoding DNA topoisomerase (ATP-hydrolyzing) subunit A, whose amino-acid sequence is MAIEEDKEQILNIKIEDEVKTSYLNYAMSVIVSRALPDVRDGLKPVHRRILYSMHEMGLRADKAFKKAGRIVGDVLGKYHPHGDQSIYEALVRLAQDFSLRYPIVSGQGNFGSIDGDPPAAMRYTEARMAKIAEELVKDIDRQTVDFRANYDDSLLEPEVLPAAFPFLLVNGSSGIAVGMATNMAPHNLREVCDAIVYMLNHDSVSVYDLIAIVKGPDFPTYAEIIYNESLVKAYTTGKGSVVIRSRYHIEEKREDHIAIIITQIPYAVNKSSLLMKIAFLIKEEKLEGISDIRDESDREGIRIVLEIKKGFDPHVVMNLLYEYTELKKNFSINNLALVNGIPKQLNLKELISEFIDHRKEIVRRRVEFDLKKAREKAHILEGLNVSLRHIDRVIEIIRFSRVVKDAKECIIKEFNLSEIQANSILDMKLQKLTSLEIEKLEEEFKIVLDLIKDYEDILVSPERVVNIVREEIINLSLKFGDERRTKIIYDEEVVKTSMSDLMQRENVIVILTKQGFIKRILQDEYKLQGIGGKGLGSFDLQDKDQVNIALCVNTHDFLLMISNEGKLYVINAYGIKDSSRTSKGQNIRELVNLGETEEILAIKNCNELSLDNYLLITTANGKIARIETEGFKTVKSRGVIVIKLDDKDFVTSAEIVSKNDKIICLSKKGNAFAFNSNDIRLTHRGTQGVSGMKVREGDMLIKALSAKQGSHLLIVSENGYGKRLEISRVTELKRGATGYTCYKKSDEKAGEVVDAITVAQDDEILLVSKTSKVLRTLVDKISEQGKDARGMQVLSLDEDKLISVSKFIK
- a CDS encoding YigZ family protein produces the protein MMLIPKENIYSKIEVKKSIFLSYIFHVEKKEEINKILKEYKLKFKNATHVVYGFRIGNLNSFINGMNDDKEPRLTAGKPTLDAILNKNLTDTLIITIRYFGGTLLGKQGLIKAYSKAAQEVINKSNLIEKEEMETLCLNLNYNQYNLLIRTKNKMGIKITDAKFLDKINTTIKFNIKDKKNIITFLQANSLL
- a CDS encoding ParB/RepB/Spo0J family partition protein codes for the protein MSETFKMVDINLVDVDKSQPRKSINLAELEELSISIRENGILQPIVVFHDSGRYTLVIGERRFRAAKLAGMRQISIIEIETTRKNKDFMSLIENIQRENLTPVEEAYAYKNLMDKHSLTQKALSEKIGKNRSHVANLVRILDLEQEILNSLHKKEISLGHAKVLLSLKDSQDRYGLYLLIIKKKLSVRETENYIKNFYKPINDKSEILRDPFLNSVKEFLISRIQTKISIKGSKEKGKIEISYFTSSDLKRIISIFESIK
- a CDS encoding ParA family protein, giving the protein MKIISIINQKGGVGKTTSAINIAYSITLLNKKALLIDIDSQGNTSSGVNILKKEVTNSSYELIYKKQKITPIKNFNLDIIPSSLKLALLEKELIHEIARENFLKNALEQYKQDDYDFIILDCPPTLSILTINALVASKYLLIPIETEFFAFEGINQLLDTITAVKQINKELDITGVFINKYDIRNKSKEKYIDYLKKVFKEKFLNTKIRKNISISKSQEENIPVYMYKKESNAAKDFLELTKEIMEKIKG
- the dnaA gene encoding chromosomal replication initiator protein DnaA; this translates as MQEGKNIWSLILAAIRKELSEEEFYIWFENLYFIDATDESIKISAPNSFHKNQVEKRFSKRIKEILTEKGHNTINVEFINPPNESKTHNMELKNTSLKDISIQQDSPEKKRILNTHTKNIIENTKHYVIKEDIHTKYRNPFLKKKYTFENFIIGPNNKLAYNASLSIAKDPGKKYNPCLIYGGVGLGKTHLLQSIGNKTEKLYKEFKILYVTAENFLNEFVESIKTNETKRFKKKYRHLDMLLIDDIHDLQKKEGIQEELFHTFNALYEDNKQMVFTCDRQPSELINFTDRLKNRFTRGLNVDISKPNFELRVAIIEKKAEEDGIKVPKNILNLVAKKVTTNIRDLEAAVTKLKAHIDLEDIEIDTSIVDKIIKEIIAYENNNTNTNNTINIESIKKVILRELKLTNKDIEGNSKKPEITKARHIYAYLLRNFTELSTIEIGKIIGGKTHSTVLYSINKIDKERNNDLEINNLIIELMNKINKN